In Electrophorus electricus isolate fEleEle1 chromosome 10, fEleEle1.pri, whole genome shotgun sequence, the genomic window TTTAGTTTTTGTAGTTATATCCTCAAGGATGTAACTCCTAACAAATGTACTTTCTCAACGTGTTTTGATCAAGGTCTCTTCTCTTAGCTGATATTTACAAAATCCCCAATGAAAAACTTGTTTGTAGAAGCAATCTTCGTATCATTCCAACCTGTTCAGCTTCATTTGTGTCACAGCAGACCAGCTCAGTTATGGACGGAGGCTTCTCTCAGGTCTTGTAGAAACCTTTGGCCTGGGGACTAAGTCACAGCAATATTGAGCAAactgggtttttgttgttgtattatgtttaaatgtgtatCTGTGGCAGACACAAAACTCACTTCTTGCAACAGCAGAATCTTGCCTTTCGTTGTCTCTTTTTTACAttctttcagagagagagagagagaattagaaataacaaaaatagtATGGGAACACAACATTGGGAGTAATATCTGAGTCATCTTACATTAGTCCATGTGAAAGAAAGTCACTTCAGTTTATGTAGGTAGCTTTTTAACATTAGCATGTCTCACAGAGTGATTTAATTTAAGACTATGGAATGAGGTCTTTGTATTCAGCTGGATACAGGGGACATTTGATCAGATGTTGACTGAACAATTGGAGAGCCATCACTTAAATCTTCGCACCTCCTTgtctgagagggagaggtgggggaAACCGTAGCACCTTTGCTCTGATTATTTGAAAGGACCGTGGGCTATGCCCTTTTTGGGACAACAGAGAAAGGATCAAGAATTATAATAGGTAGACCTCCCGAGTGGTGCAACGGAAAAGTGTTTGTCCTTTCATTACCAATCCCTGATGATGCCACATACAGCTTTGGTATTCTTTTGGCTCTctcccctgtcaatcacagcaaCAGCGGTCATTCATGGGTGTCTGTGAACTCATCCATCAGAAGGGGGTGGATAGTGCTATCCTCTGAATGTGACATATTGCCCCCTGTTGTTGCATGAGCTGCAGCTTGAAAAGATGTGATTGGCAGCATGTGACAGCCCATGCCCTCCATGGTTGGCTGCTGTTGTGTGACAGGGGAGAATCTACCTGATGAGTGGGAATTATCTATgactaaagaaacaaaagaaatggaCAGCTCTGCGCATTACTGAAACCTGCATATTTATTGAGATTCTACAACCAATAATGAGATCCTGTAATGCCGTGCACCtacatgaatattaatattatattttaattaataaacttGTGTTAACAGAGCAAAATGAACCTGTCTACGTCTATgaatgatgatgaggatgaggacgGGGACCAAGACGAAGATGAAAGCAGCACCACCGACGGCCACAAACAGCCAAGCATCCACAGGAGCTTTCTCTGCAAAATCAGAACACACTGGCGCGTTAGTGACATGTTTACACCTCCTCTTTcagtaactctctctctctatctatctcactTCTCACCAATTGTCAAAGCCATCACAGCAGACGTaagaactgtttttttcttccttagTTCACATTTCCACTCTCCACTGTCTTGGACGGTCACTGAAGGGAGGGACAGGGAATCAGGATGGATCTTGAGGAAGAGCCGAGATGCAGTTTTTGGGGGTATCCAATTCACTTCTAGACCAGGAGGCAGTGGCTGGCCCAAAGTGCAGGTCAGGTTCACTGTACTACCCTCACTTGTTGAGGAATTTGAGGAGCGTACTAAAGAAAGAGAGTTAATTtagacaatttttaaaaaatccacaaATTACTTAATTTACACAATTATATCATGTAACTTGCATATTAGCATTATGTGCTGCCAGTATAgttaaaaatatgttaaaatcaGAAATCCCTAATGCCATAATATTTGTACTTAAAGCTGTGAGTCTGTGAATCCCTCAGGACTGACCGATTAGCAGCATTAAAGGTGTCTAAAAAGATATACTGATGAATAATGAAACGAGCACAAAATTTAGATTGCCATAAATGTCCTTCCATatctttattaaacaaatggaTAAAATGATCCTCTGTTTTGGATAAGTTGTCTCTGGCTCCAATTTTTATCTGCTGTGCAAATGTGAAGATTATAAAAAATATCTCTTTCAAAGAGACCATGTTCTCAGAAGTGTACATGCTTTTTCTATCAATGACCTTAACTGTAAAGTGCATATTTCGATAAAGATATGGCAGTTTTAAATATATGGCAGTCTGTATTTGTTTAGAGAGTTGGAAAAAGATCAGATCACAGGTCATGCAAAAACTCGGGTAACTAACAGGGTTTACAGAGTTTTTCTTGCAGTTGTAACTGTAACTGAACAGTTCCCCATTACCTTAATGAGTCAGTCCCCTGACTGATCTAACTCACCTTCTAGCACCTCCAGCTGCACCTTCCTGCTCAACGTTCTGCCACCCTTAAACTGCAAGCTGCACGTGTAGGTCCCCCTGTTCTTTACAGACACCTGTGAACTCTTCACTGCCAGGTCACGCTCTTTCAGCACCTTCTCCTGAAGAAAGCCCTTCTCACCATTTGAGTCCCTCCAGGCTGGGGAACTGAGATTTAACGTGAGGAGGGGCCTGAGACTGGAGGAGTTGAGTGGGGTGAAGCTCCAGCTTCCTCCCTGCAAGCCACTGCCATTCAACACTGGCCAGGAAATGTCTGAAGACAAGGAACAAGGCatagaaggaggagaggagttgACAGCGGTGTAGATGGGGTCtggtggagagggggagagatctGGAGAATGGAGAGACAAGGATGGGTTTTAATAAGTAAATGCATAAGATCAGATCACATTGATAAGGAGTATGTGGACCTCAAGCAGGGCCGTCACCTGGATCTTTACTTGTCAGGGATTCAAAATCGGAATACAGAATTAAAAATGACCAACGGTCTATATATTGCCTCACTTACCTATGATTTTGACGGACGTTGTGGCATTAAACATTTGGTTTTTATGTTCTACTGTACATATCCAGTCTCCACTGTGGTTGTTAGAGATGGAACTcacatttattgtgtgtttattcttgCTTGATTTAGTGAAATAATTTGAACCACGGGGCCGAAGCCATTTTACACTGGGGTGAACAGGATTAGGTTCCACTTCGCAGGTCAGAGAGAGTGCGTCACCCACAAGCAGAGACACCATAGTGGGTACTATCACTGGGAAAGAGAAGGGGAAGAGCAGCGTTTTAGCAGCGCTACAGTGGCTTTCCCACAATCCACATTACAGAAAGCATACGTCTTGCGTAGCTTTTAGATGCAGCCCAAGTTCAAAAACTCACATAAGTAAAGAAGCTATTTTAATATGCAACAGTGACCACACAAAGGCCCCAGTAGTGACAAACAACAACATACTCGTATGCTCTGCTGTGATGTTATAGGGCACCAGGAGGCATGTGATGCATTCAGATTTCTGACTGCTCTTCCTTTCTTTACACACACTACCGTGAGTGTTTCTCACTTccttgttgttattgtttttctatCACATATCAATTGCTATGTCCGTTACACTCAGTGCTTGGCATTTTCACTTGGTGCTCACCACGGTACAGTTGGTACTTGGTCTCCTTGATGGTTAAGTATTCATGCTGTTGACATCTGAAGAGTCCAAAGTCATTGTCCAAAACGGgtgaaataaaaagagaaaggtCTGAGGAGAAAGACAGTCTGTCCTGCCAATACTTTTGTGATCCTgaagataaaaataattgtaatggTTAGAATATtatctgtaataataataagaagaagaagaagaagaagaagaagaagaagaagaagaagaagaagaaacacagAATGCTTGTTTTACTCAACCTTTTTTGAGAGGAATATGAGGGGTCCTCAGTATCAATGGCTGCTCATCAGTACCAAAGTACCAGTGGACATATAGTTCGGTTTTTGAGCTCCATGCTTTCCTGGGAAGTGTTACAGAGCCTCCCACCTGTGCAAAAATCACCTCCGGTTCTTTGGTaatgtgtgagagggagagacataaAAAGGAATTATCACAAGAAAAAATAAGGCTTTCATTTGCTTCTTTAGCTTGTGcaacaaatatatatgtatatgtatgtactgtAGAGGCATTTAAGTATAATAAGCAAGGTTTCAAAAGAAACAGTCAGGACTCATTTGGTATAAATCCTATGTTCAGTCACAAATCTACAATTCTATGCAGTACCTTTTAGCTGAGTGCATTAAGAACCAAATGTGAAGTTTTGTGTCAAGGTGGAAACATATTAGTCTTCATGTCTTCCTCATATCCTAAACTTGTAATGACTAACATTGATCATTATATGTTCATGTAATGATTAACGTTGATCTATATGTGTTCATGTAATGATTAACGTTGATCATTATATGTTCATGTTATGATTAACGTTGatctatatatgtttatattatgaTTACCGTTGATCTATATATGTTCATGTAATGATTAACGTTGATCTATATATGTTCATGTAATGATTAACGTTGATCTATATATGTTCATGTAATGATTAACGTTGATCATTATATGTTCATGTTATGATTAACGTTGatctatatatgtttatattatgaTTACCATTTATCTATATATGTTCATGTAATGATTAACGTTGATCTATATATGTTCATGTAATGATTAACATTGATCTATATATGTTCATGTAATGATTAACGTTGATCTATATATGTTCATGTAATGATTAACGTTGATCTATATATGTTCATGATGCACTTATACATATAAGAAGATACATTTTTAGTTAgtacttttttcccctcttcattTGATCTGCTACCAGAATCTGCCTCACTAACTCACTGATTcataacaaaaacagagatCAGTGTTCTCGTcttttgtggattttttttttgttctagttTACACTTTTTCCAGTGTTAATATAACTGCTGCTGTTTAGTTTTTATTCTTATACATTCTGAAGAAATCCAATGGAcagatgtaaatatttgttgtgtacatatacagtgATAATGCTCTTCCTTAATAGTGGAGTGATTCTGATTCTCATACCTTCTGCTGAGATTGGCAGCACTAGCAGGAGCAGCAATGCCAATGAGAAGAGCATTCTTTCTCCCAACCACAGAGAAAGAATTTGAGGAACAACCTGGGAAGAGACACAAGCAAATCCGTATGGTTACGAGTGCACAGACCATTGATTATTTTACGGAATAAAGTGGCTCCACGGGACATGTGGAGTGAGGCGGAAAGAGGGGGCTTGTGGAGACTCTGATTTTCAATGAGATTTAGGGGAGAAAGCtgggagggaagagagatgaagagagcaAACTGTGGTGGGCCATGGGGAGCAGGCACAGAGAAAGGGGGCGTCAGGGTGGTACATCAAAGAGAGGCaggaagagtgaaagaaagtgaGCGGTGCGGCGTTGGGGCGCTGAGATTGTGGCAGGAGTAGACTCTTCTCCCTGTCTTCTCAACCTCCTCACCCCCTCTACCCTCCCACACAACCCTATCTTCCTCCCCTGTTCCACGAAAGACGGATCTCTCCACGCTTGTGAGCAGAGAAGAAAACCACCACACAGCACCGTTAGTGGCAGGCTAAGTAGGGAGTGTGGTATACATGATAGTTATGTGTCTGTAGAGaacttttttatgtgtgtgtgagatttgtgCAAATCTCTGTCAGTTTTGTCTGTGTGGGACCTGTCAGTCTGAAATATCCTACTTTGCAAAATTTGTATAAGGTTTGGAGATAAATATCTTATTTTAAtagtgttattgttgttatttttaataaatcgGATTTTCATGGCCATGAGATGCCCTCTGCAAACTCCAGTTGATGTTATTTTATATGCAGGACATGGTATTGGTTGTTTAGAAATTAAGGCTCTCAGCTATTGAAACAATTGATGTGAAATATGTGCTCAGTGAATAAAAATAGTAATTATGCATGCTTTTTAAATGCTGAGcctgatggaaaaaaaacattcctcaGCAATAGTATAAGTCTAAGCTTATTTGAATAATTCAAATTCAAAGGTCTTCAAATTCAAAGTTGATGAAATTCAAAAAATGGTGAAGGTTTGTATTTTCTTGGTATCTTTAATGGTCATGTCTGCTAAGCATTCTAGAGTGTGAcaagcatatttacatttatatttatttacattcatgttCAGCAGGGCCAAGTTCATATACTTGAATTTGAATGGCTCGGGGTGTGTTTAAGTGCTCTCGCTTTTCTCATGTTATCCCATGTTTGAAGTCCAATGAAATCACCTTCACTCGCTGTAGCTGGCTTTGAGATCAAGTAATGCACTCTGTGCTACAAACCACAGAGTACATAAATGGTCTCGCAAAATAATAAAGCATCTATATTTCAAGAGAGATTTTCAGTGACGGGTTGTTTTCACTGGGTTAATTCAGTTGACGCTGTTAAAATTATGTAGATTTTAATAATTGTAAATGATTCAAAACCTTGAAGAGATAAAATATGGTACTTTAAGAAGAGTAGTTTAATGTTATGTCAAATTCTAAATGTAATATGCTACCTGGAACATTTTCAGTAACACTATCAAAATACTACTTATTTAAATGACTATATATTATAAATGCTATTATTCATCATTTATCTATACTTTTTCTTTCAGACTTTTGACTTGGCTGCAGTTGAATGTGTGCTTAAAAAGATGGGAAGCTTCTCCATTTACTCAGTTAATATGTCTGCATTGTCAAGCAGCGCAGAAAACAACTTAGCTTTCTCTTCCGAACTTGTTGAGGCTGTGACCAGTAGTTCAAATATATGGGATAGTGGGCTTCGTATGCATAAGTATAGCTTTCAGAGTGTCTTTTGACATGCCTACTGTGTGATTAG contains:
- the cd4-1 gene encoding CD4-1 molecule: MLFSLALLLLLVLPISAEEPEVIFAQVGGSVTLPRKAWSSKTELYVHWYFGTDEQPLILRTPHIPLKKGSQKYWQDRLSFSSDLSLFISPVLDNDFGLFRCQQHEYLTIKETKYQLYRVIVPTMVSLLVGDALSLTCEVEPNPVHPSVKWLRPRGSNYFTKSSKNKHTINVSSISNNHSGDWICTVEHKNQMFNATTSVKIIDLSPSPPDPIYTAVNSSPPSMPCSLSSDISWPVLNGSGLQGGSWSFTPLNSSSLRPLLTLNLSSPAWRDSNGEKGFLQEKVLKERDLAVKSSQVSVKNRGTYTCSLQFKGGRTLSRKVQLEVLEVRSSNSSTSEGSTVNLTCTLGQPLPPGLEVNWIPPKTASRLFLKIHPDSLSLPSVTVQDSGEWKCELRKKKTVLTSAVMALTIEKAPVDAWLFVAVGGAAFIFVLVPVLILIIIHRRRQNVKKRQRKARFCCCKNPQAKGFYKT